A single genomic interval of Methanocorpusculum sp. harbors:
- a CDS encoding SDR family NAD(P)-dependent oxidoreductase has protein sequence MINLCDLTGKVAVVAGASSGLGADAARAYAEAGAKVAMLARRTDKLEAVAKEITEKGGDVFTYPCDVTNEQSVKEAVDAIVKHYGTIHILFNNAGIAQRGTVETLTVKEWDLSMDTNVKGIYLMSKYVIPHMKAQNYGKIVNTASINAVLGDKGEMFVRHVYNTSKAAVLGLTLGMATSYGQNNITVNAVGPGLFESEMTEGTLFKSDAFMTQYSKMCPLNRPAKRGELNGTILYFSSDMSSYVTGQFVVVAGGTELV, from the coding sequence ATGATAAACTTATGTGATTTAACCGGAAAAGTCGCGGTCGTCGCAGGGGCCTCCAGCGGTCTTGGCGCCGATGCGGCTCGTGCATATGCCGAAGCAGGGGCAAAAGTTGCCATGCTCGCCCGCAGAACGGACAAACTCGAAGCAGTCGCAAAAGAAATTACCGAAAAAGGCGGAGATGTGTTCACCTATCCGTGCGATGTAACAAACGAACAAAGCGTCAAAGAGGCGGTGGACGCGATCGTCAAACATTACGGAACGATCCACATTCTCTTCAACAACGCCGGTATCGCCCAGCGCGGAACGGTCGAGACCCTGACCGTAAAAGAGTGGGACCTTTCGATGGATACCAACGTCAAAGGCATCTATCTCATGAGCAAGTATGTCATCCCCCACATGAAAGCCCAGAACTATGGTAAGATCGTCAACACTGCATCGATCAATGCAGTACTCGGCGACAAAGGTGAAATGTTCGTCCGCCACGTGTACAACACGTCGAAAGCTGCCGTTCTTGGTCTGACCCTTGGTATGGCAACGTCGTACGGACAGAACAACATCACGGTCAATGCAGTCGGACCCGGGCTGTTTGAATCAGAAATGACGGAAGGCACATTATTCAAATCCGATGCGTTCATGACCCAATACAGCAAAATGTGTCCGCTGAACCGCCCGGCAAAACGCGGAGAACTGAACGGAACTATCCTCTACTTCTCCAGCGATATGTCGAGTTACGTCACCGGTCAGTTCGTGGTCGTGGCGGGCGGTACCGAGCTCGTATAA
- a CDS encoding arsenic metallochaperone ArsD family protein, which yields MVIFESKTPDKTTYEYLQTTELIDKLNPSGIEISRAIWDTNTNVRHLVEKHGEEILPAVVVNDFIMITGRYPSKEEIRQILHVPDKLIAEECQGCGCCCIQGYECDE from the coding sequence ATGGTTATTTTTGAATCAAAAACCCCTGACAAAACCACGTATGAGTATCTCCAGACAACTGAACTCATAGACAAACTCAATCCCTCAGGAATTGAGATTTCCCGTGCAATCTGGGATACAAACACCAACGTCCGCCATCTTGTAGAGAAACATGGTGAAGAAATTCTTCCGGCAGTGGTGGTAAATGATTTCATCATGATCACCGGAAGATACCCGTCAAAAGAAGAAATCAGACAGATTCTTCATGTACCTGACAAACTTATCGCAGAAGAATGCCAGGGATGCGGGTGTTGTTGTATCCAGGGATACGAATGCGATGAGTGA
- the hgcA gene encoding mercury methylation corrinoid protein HgcA — translation MTEENNTSIFETKKKTITGTQTCGCADNCCETPAIQTTTSKIIFADRLDHLLARLGWNRLNHSVEPGLYRLGDPDAESPVFASANYTLSFDALRSSLAGIDAWILVLDTKGINVWCAAGKGTFGTDELVHRIESTGLAGIVSHRKIIVPQLGAPGVFWPEVVQRTKFIVEYGPVRANDLPEYLKTHTATPDMRCVKFSLRDRLVLTPVEFMHFALPTVAISAALWFLAGPFAALAAVSAVLSGTVLFPLLLPVIPTRDFSTKGMILGVIVSLPFAYVFGTTPGLPMWAGALSAVAALLLIPAVIAYLALNFTGCSTFTSRMGVKKEIFSYVKVMAGMAAVGVISGIILGVSKIMGVI, via the coding sequence ATGACCGAAGAAAATAATACCTCAATATTTGAAACGAAGAAGAAAACGATCACCGGGACGCAGACCTGCGGATGCGCTGACAACTGTTGCGAGACCCCTGCGATCCAGACGACCACGAGCAAGATCATCTTCGCTGACAGGCTTGACCATCTCCTTGCCCGGTTGGGCTGGAACCGGTTAAACCACAGCGTCGAACCCGGCCTGTACCGGCTCGGAGATCCGGATGCAGAATCCCCGGTTTTTGCATCGGCAAACTATACCCTGAGCTTTGATGCCCTCCGTTCCTCTCTTGCAGGGATCGATGCATGGATCCTTGTCCTGGATACGAAGGGGATCAATGTCTGGTGTGCTGCCGGAAAAGGGACGTTTGGGACAGATGAACTCGTCCACAGAATAGAATCCACAGGCCTTGCCGGTATCGTCTCGCACCGTAAGATCATCGTGCCCCAACTTGGAGCACCGGGTGTCTTCTGGCCGGAAGTGGTGCAGAGGACGAAGTTCATTGTCGAGTACGGTCCGGTCCGGGCAAACGACCTGCCGGAGTACCTGAAAACGCACACGGCGACCCCTGACATGCGGTGTGTCAAGTTTTCCTTGCGGGACCGGCTGGTACTGACGCCTGTTGAATTCATGCACTTTGCGCTCCCGACCGTAGCAATATCAGCGGCCCTCTGGTTCCTTGCCGGGCCTTTTGCAGCACTTGCCGCGGTATCAGCGGTCCTTTCCGGGACCGTACTCTTTCCACTGCTGCTGCCCGTTATCCCAACACGGGACTTTTCGACCAAAGGGATGATCCTTGGCGTGATCGTATCCCTTCCCTTCGCATATGTTTTCGGGACAACGCCAGGACTACCGATGTGGGCCGGGGCCCTTTCAGCGGTTGCAGCCCTTCTCCTCATCCCGGCGGTGATCGCGTATCTTGCCCTGAATTTCACCGGCTGCTCAACGTTCACCTCACGGATGGGGGTCAAAAAGGAGATCTTCTCGTATGTCAAGGTCATGGCGGGAATGGCGGCAGTCGGCGTGATAAGCGGCATTATTCTTGGCGTATCAAAGATCATGGGGGTGATCTGA
- a CDS encoding putative zinc-binding protein has product MTEKPTCSCGQNEPKRLLFPCAGQSNTGQITNLAAIQLTEEGYGKIVCTSLLATGSEGLVKSARDAEEVVALDGCPMSCAAKIAEGQGVEVGQKIIVTELGIAKGPSKSYTTDDIEKVVAACWAGNGRKNEPVKKGSDNKKSTCGCGGSCK; this is encoded by the coding sequence ATGACAGAAAAACCAACATGTTCGTGCGGACAGAATGAACCAAAACGGCTTCTCTTCCCATGTGCCGGCCAGTCAAACACCGGACAGATCACAAACCTCGCAGCGATTCAGCTGACGGAAGAAGGCTATGGAAAAATAGTCTGTACTTCACTCCTTGCAACCGGTAGTGAAGGACTGGTAAAATCTGCAAGAGATGCGGAAGAAGTAGTTGCTCTTGACGGCTGCCCAATGTCCTGTGCAGCAAAGATCGCAGAGGGACAAGGCGTTGAGGTAGGACAAAAAATTATCGTGACTGAACTTGGAATCGCCAAAGGACCGTCAAAATCCTACACGACAGATGATATCGAGAAGGTCGTCGCTGCCTGCTGGGCCGGGAATGGGCGAAAGAACGAGCCGGTGAAAAAAGGTTCAGACAATAAAAAATCCACGTGCGGATGCGGCGGATCGTGCAAGTGA
- a CDS encoding permease has product MLDLLIGSLLLGWETLLGYLSQHVVTCLIPAFFIAGAIATFIKKDAILKYFSPETNKLVSYGIASISGTVLAVCSCTILPMFAGILKKGSGLGPAITFLVAGPAINILAIIYTAQVLGLDLGLARALAAVVISILIGLIMMKLFPAHDTETRKTFGAARKAAIASEATRPKWVVPVFFVLLVAILLVGTSALDAFIRLFIVFLITIVIAYLLIYYFTRDEVTDWGMEIWDLTKKIFPILIIGTFALGVLSFFLPAEVFKPFIGDNSILANLFAALVGTILYMPTLLEVPVIGTTLGYLTGSMAKGPALALLLTGPTVSLPSLLVLYRLIGGKKTVVYVCLIIVFATIAGFVFGNVF; this is encoded by the coding sequence ATGCTAGATTTACTAATCGGCTCACTCCTGCTTGGATGGGAGACCCTGCTGGGGTATTTATCCCAACATGTTGTGACATGCCTTATTCCTGCGTTCTTCATCGCCGGCGCAATTGCAACATTTATCAAAAAAGATGCAATTCTCAAATACTTCAGCCCGGAGACGAATAAGCTTGTATCTTATGGTATCGCGTCAATTTCCGGCACCGTACTTGCGGTTTGCAGCTGCACGATCCTGCCGATGTTTGCCGGCATTCTCAAAAAAGGGAGCGGACTTGGACCTGCCATTACGTTCCTCGTTGCGGGACCTGCAATCAACATTCTTGCGATCATCTACACTGCTCAGGTACTTGGACTCGATCTTGGTCTCGCACGGGCATTAGCGGCCGTAGTTATTTCAATTTTGATCGGATTGATTATGATGAAGCTGTTTCCCGCTCACGATACTGAGACGAGAAAGACGTTCGGAGCAGCACGCAAAGCCGCGATCGCGAGCGAAGCTACCCGGCCAAAATGGGTCGTTCCGGTATTCTTTGTCTTACTGGTTGCGATTCTTCTGGTCGGAACTTCTGCATTAGATGCTTTTATCCGACTCTTCATTGTGTTCTTAATCACGATTGTGATCGCCTATCTGCTGATTTACTATTTCACCCGTGATGAAGTAACCGACTGGGGGATGGAGATCTGGGACCTGACGAAAAAAATCTTCCCGATTCTCATTATAGGTACATTTGCTCTTGGTGTCCTTTCGTTCTTCCTTCCGGCAGAAGTGTTCAAACCATTCATTGGCGACAACTCAATTCTTGCAAATTTGTTTGCTGCCCTTGTAGGAACGATCCTCTATATGCCGACACTTCTTGAAGTTCCGGTCATTGGAACAACACTGGGATACCTGACAGGATCCATGGCGAAAGGCCCTGCCCTCGCACTTCTCCTCACCGGCCCTACAGTCAGCCTGCCGAGTCTTCTTGTTCTCTATCGTCTCATCGGCGGAAAGAAGACGGTGGTCTATGTATGTCTGATCATAGTTTTTGCGACCATAGCAGGTTTTGTCTTCGGGAATGTATTCTAA
- a CDS encoding permease — MSFVDTLLAAGQYFLIIALELTALFIVVCLIVGALNVYVPKEKMQKVLGHSGSVRGSVIGAAFGAITPFCSCSTIPVTLGFLKSGVAFSSAMSFLFASPLLNPVILAMMLVIFGPEITIVYAVLMFTLAVLIGLTLDKLRFKKYVKPVAVEGMTEETGTKLQRIVGFAWTTFRQMIPYLLLGAAIGAFIYGFLPADWILAVAGPENLFAIPVAALIGIPLYIRAETILPISAALLSKGMGAGTVAALLIGGAGMSIPEITMLSAIFKKQFVLVFVATIFISAVVTGLVVQVII; from the coding sequence ATGAGTTTTGTGGATACGCTCCTCGCGGCCGGTCAGTATTTCCTGATCATAGCCCTGGAGCTTACAGCACTATTCATCGTCGTCTGTCTGATCGTCGGGGCACTGAACGTCTATGTCCCCAAAGAGAAGATGCAGAAGGTCCTCGGGCACTCCGGCTCGGTCAGGGGAAGCGTTATCGGGGCGGCGTTCGGTGCAATAACCCCATTCTGCTCCTGCTCGACGATCCCGGTCACCCTGGGATTTCTGAAGTCAGGCGTGGCATTTTCCAGTGCCATGTCCTTCCTTTTCGCGTCCCCGCTTCTGAACCCGGTCATTCTCGCGATGATGCTCGTCATATTCGGACCCGAGATCACCATCGTGTATGCGGTCCTGATGTTCACTCTAGCCGTATTGATCGGGCTGACCCTTGACAAGCTCAGGTTCAAAAAATACGTCAAACCGGTCGCGGTCGAAGGAATGACCGAAGAGACCGGCACAAAACTACAGAGGATCGTCGGGTTTGCCTGGACCACGTTCCGACAGATGATCCCCTATCTCCTGCTCGGAGCAGCGATCGGCGCATTCATCTACGGATTTCTGCCGGCCGACTGGATCCTGGCCGTCGCGGGACCAGAAAACCTGTTCGCGATTCCTGTCGCCGCGCTCATCGGGATCCCGCTCTATATCAGAGCAGAGACAATTCTCCCGATCAGTGCCGCCCTCTTAAGCAAAGGAATGGGGGCGGGGACCGTGGCCGCCCTTCTGATCGGCGGGGCAGGCATGAGTATCCCCGAGATCACCATGCTTTCGGCGATCTTTAAGAAACAGTTCGTTCTGGTGTTTGTCGCAACGATCTTTATTTCGGCCGTGGTGACCGGATTAGTCGTGCAGGTGATCATATGA
- a CDS encoding helix-turn-helix transcriptional regulator — MTIKNPSAKSTIEPISRSGIPEIIRCDLNAVGGVKGLRERLPSPEQIEEISSTHHALSDTVRITILCLLTIQPLCVCVIRECIGISGSKLSYHLNIMKENGLIVSEQQGNWIIYRITEKGRIFAEEPAKM; from the coding sequence ATGACAATCAAAAACCCATCAGCAAAATCCACTATAGAGCCGATTTCACGGTCCGGGATTCCTGAGATAATCCGGTGCGATCTAAACGCAGTTGGCGGCGTGAAAGGACTCCGCGAACGTTTACCCTCTCCGGAACAAATTGAGGAAATAAGCTCGACGCATCACGCATTATCCGATACGGTTCGTATTACTATTCTCTGTCTCCTCACGATCCAGCCGCTGTGTGTCTGTGTGATTCGGGAGTGTATCGGGATTTCAGGATCGAAACTCTCCTATCATCTGAATATCATGAAGGAGAATGGTCTGATCGTATCTGAACAGCAGGGGAACTGGATCATCTACAGGATAACGGAAAAGGGCAGGATCTTCGCTGAAGAACCTGCAAAAATGTAA
- the hgcB gene encoding mercury methylation ferredoxin HgcB: MFNSYTETSLSFDSALCINCKRCTQVCPHAVFTAGPTCVSLDRPSACMECGACALNCPVQAITVQSGVGCAWAMIGAALRGKDMDTESCCGENGSCCGNSGSKQKASVCDCGKKER; encoded by the coding sequence ATGTTCAATTCCTATACCGAAACCAGCCTTTCCTTTGATTCGGCGCTTTGTATAAACTGCAAACGCTGCACGCAGGTCTGTCCCCATGCGGTCTTTACTGCAGGCCCGACATGTGTATCCCTCGATCGGCCGTCTGCCTGCATGGAATGCGGAGCCTGCGCTCTCAACTGCCCTGTCCAGGCAATAACCGTTCAGAGCGGGGTCGGCTGTGCGTGGGCGATGATCGGTGCCGCGCTCCGGGGAAAGGATATGGACACAGAATCCTGCTGCGGTGAGAACGGTTCGTGCTGCGGGAATTCCGGATCGAAACAAAAAGCCTCGGTCTGCGATTGCGGAAAGAAGGAGCGATAA
- a CDS encoding thioredoxin family protein, which produces MTKIEILGTGCAKCKRLFANTEQAVKELNITVDLVKIEKLDQIAERGVMMTPALIINDEIVAEGRVADVKEIKALLTE; this is translated from the coding sequence ATGACAAAAATTGAAATTCTCGGAACAGGATGTGCAAAATGCAAACGGCTTTTTGCCAACACCGAACAGGCTGTAAAAGAACTGAATATTACCGTCGATCTGGTCAAGATCGAAAAGCTTGATCAGATCGCCGAACGCGGCGTGATGATGACGCCTGCCCTGATCATTAATGATGAGATCGTGGCCGAAGGCCGGGTCGCGGATGTGAAAGAGATCAAAGCATTGTTAACGGAGTGA
- a CDS encoding putative zinc-binding protein: MPITLITCSGISNTGKLTTQAALALLQRRPGGYLWVRAEQGADMLADGIDDADCVIVLDGCTDCCAKKKLAEAGFTHDHHVITTEIGITKNGMADVQFAEIEKVVNTILQVKRE, encoded by the coding sequence GTGCCAATTACGTTGATTACCTGTTCGGGTATTTCAAACACCGGGAAACTGACTACCCAGGCCGCCCTTGCTCTCTTACAGAGGAGACCGGGCGGATATCTCTGGGTGCGTGCAGAGCAGGGAGCCGATATGCTTGCAGATGGGATCGACGATGCGGATTGTGTGATCGTGCTTGACGGCTGCACTGACTGCTGTGCAAAGAAGAAGCTTGCCGAGGCAGGATTCACCCATGACCATCATGTGATCACGACGGAGATCGGGATCACGAAGAACGGTATGGCGGACGTGCAGTTTGCCGAGATCGAGAAGGTCGTAAACACGATTCTGCAGGTGAAGCGGGAATGA
- a CDS encoding tetratricopeptide repeat protein, with translation MFQKIRRLFADPPQPAEICQPQNTTPEQIIERLEREAAEGKVDAIYLLGMAYYSVDGAAKDPGQAKAWFEKAAAEGNTAAMRNLAEMYTAGNGVEKDPVKAKEWVRKAEEIEIMLKALGLVWGVAE, from the coding sequence ATGTTTCAAAAAATACGACGTCTCTTCGCTGACCCGCCTCAACCGGCAGAAATCTGCCAGCCACAAAATACTACCCCTGAGCAGATCATCGAAAGACTGGAGAGAGAAGCGGCAGAAGGGAAGGTCGACGCGATCTACCTGCTCGGCATGGCATATTATTCCGTGGACGGTGCGGCAAAGGATCCCGGGCAGGCAAAAGCGTGGTTTGAAAAAGCAGCTGCAGAGGGAAATACTGCGGCCATGCGGAACCTTGCCGAGATGTATACGGCCGGTAACGGAGTGGAAAAAGATCCCGTGAAAGCAAAAGAATGGGTGCGAAAAGCAGAAGAGATCGAGATAATGCTCAAAGCTCTCGGGTTGGTCTGGGGTGTCGCGGAATGA
- a CDS encoding winged helix-turn-helix domain-containing protein codes for MGTTLSSSLTEIRELKSEVTGLRMDLKRFIEHANQQHVQTALTDLKQNYAGLFVNDQLDTAKSELSANMVADCGMRDKCYGVFLDFLQNTSKHIRDGQVSEEIIRSYREQLKGMREAGPFDRCDTCFSQVYRLFEKQVDLMQSLGIYAENGSTDDIITDIPEETAVKDLLEPVANILRFQILKSLAAQTRTFSDLSSMTGLRGGNLLFHIKKLTDSGMILQRHERGDYVITDKGFKTLNAVSALYRETHHA; via the coding sequence ATGGGAACAACACTGAGTTCATCATTAACGGAGATCCGTGAACTAAAGTCAGAGGTCACAGGTCTCCGTATGGATCTGAAACGCTTTATCGAACATGCAAATCAGCAGCATGTTCAAACTGCTCTTACTGATCTTAAGCAGAATTATGCCGGGCTTTTCGTCAATGATCAGCTGGACACAGCGAAGTCGGAACTTTCGGCGAATATGGTTGCCGACTGCGGGATGCGGGACAAATGTTACGGCGTGTTTCTGGATTTTCTGCAGAACACATCAAAGCATATCAGAGACGGTCAGGTCTCCGAGGAGATCATCCGATCATACCGGGAACAGTTGAAAGGCATGCGGGAAGCGGGACCGTTTGACCGGTGTGATACCTGTTTTTCGCAGGTCTATCGTCTTTTTGAAAAGCAGGTCGATCTTATGCAGTCTCTCGGTATTTATGCAGAAAACGGCAGCACTGACGACATCATCACGGATATCCCGGAAGAAACGGCCGTAAAAGATCTGCTCGAACCGGTAGCAAACATCCTGCGTTTTCAGATCCTCAAGTCACTTGCGGCACAAACACGGACCTTTTCCGATCTCTCGAGCATGACCGGATTACGCGGCGGGAATCTGCTGTTTCATATCAAAAAACTCACCGACTCAGGCATGATCCTTCAGCGTCATGAGCGGGGAGATTACGTGATCACGGATAAGGGATTCAAAACACTGAACGCTGTTTCAGCGCTGTATCGCGAAACTCATCACGCGTGA
- the arsB gene encoding ACR3 family arsenite efflux transporter: MTENSSAGIGIFGKYLTIWVIICMIIGVMIGKFLPFIPKFLGTFEYAGVSIPIAILIWVMIYPMMLKVDFQSIKYVGKNPKGLVLTWVVNWLIKPFTMFAIAGFFFYIVFSALIPAGLAQDYLIGAVLLGAAPCTAMVFVWSYLTKGNAAYTVVQVATNDLIILVAFVPIVAFLLGISGISVPWATLFLSVVLFVVIPLLGGVITRMYLIRKKGEEYFTRTFLPKFDHITIIGLLLTLVIIFSFQGTVILENPLHILLIAVPLIIQTVLIFFITYGAGRLLNLPHSIAAPAGMIGASNFFELAVAVSIALFGTNSPVALATIVGVLVEVPVMLMLVKIANATKDRFPNTDLD, translated from the coding sequence ATGACAGAGAACAGCAGCGCAGGAATCGGGATATTCGGCAAATATCTTACCATCTGGGTGATCATCTGCATGATCATCGGGGTTATGATCGGCAAATTCCTACCGTTCATCCCGAAATTTCTCGGAACGTTCGAGTATGCCGGTGTTTCGATCCCCATCGCGATACTCATCTGGGTAATGATCTACCCGATGATGCTGAAAGTGGATTTTCAGAGCATCAAATATGTCGGAAAAAATCCAAAAGGACTCGTTCTCACCTGGGTCGTGAACTGGCTGATCAAACCCTTCACGATGTTTGCGATCGCCGGATTCTTCTTCTATATCGTATTCAGTGCCCTCATCCCTGCCGGCCTTGCGCAGGATTATCTTATCGGCGCCGTGCTTTTAGGTGCAGCTCCGTGTACGGCAATGGTGTTCGTCTGGAGTTATCTGACGAAAGGAAACGCCGCCTATACGGTCGTCCAGGTCGCAACGAATGATCTGATCATTCTTGTCGCATTCGTCCCGATCGTCGCATTCCTGCTCGGGATAAGCGGCATCAGTGTTCCGTGGGCCACCCTGTTCCTTTCGGTCGTCCTGTTTGTCGTGATCCCCCTCCTGGGCGGGGTCATAACACGGATGTATCTCATCAGGAAAAAAGGAGAGGAGTATTTTACCCGGACATTCCTCCCGAAGTTCGACCATATCACCATCATCGGTCTGCTGCTCACCCTCGTGATCATTTTTTCGTTCCAGGGAACGGTTATTCTGGAAAATCCACTGCACATTCTTCTGATCGCCGTGCCGCTGATCATTCAGACCGTGCTGATATTTTTTATCACCTACGGAGCAGGCAGGCTGTTGAACCTTCCTCACAGCATCGCAGCCCCGGCAGGTATGATCGGCGCCTCGAACTTCTTTGAATTGGCCGTCGCGGTATCGATCGCGCTGTTTGGAACCAACAGTCCGGTCGCTCTCGCGACGATCGTCGGGGTCCTGGTCGAAGTTCCGGTCATGCTGATGCTCGTGAAAATCGCAAACGCCACAAAAGACCGGTTCCCGAATACGGATCTGGACTGA
- a CDS encoding metalloregulator ArsR/SmtB family transcription factor: MSDPETIFKAFGDATRLRILALLQDHELCVCEIEAALSLSQPNASRSLTILKNAGIIQSRKQAQWTYYKISDDFSAVYPDLSRALENICAGLPSTNADKDALKKCRQTRSCEKCD; this comes from the coding sequence ATGAGTGATCCAGAAACGATCTTCAAAGCATTCGGCGATGCGACCCGACTTCGGATCCTTGCCCTCCTGCAGGATCACGAGTTATGCGTTTGCGAGATCGAAGCAGCACTCTCCCTCTCCCAGCCCAACGCATCACGCAGCCTGACGATCCTGAAAAACGCTGGCATCATCCAGAGCAGAAAACAGGCACAATGGACCTACTACAAAATCAGCGATGATTTTTCCGCCGTCTACCCTGACCTTTCCAGAGCCCTGGAAAACATCTGTGCCGGATTGCCGTCGACAAATGCAGACAAAGACGCCTTGAAAAAATGCAGACAAACACGATCCTGCGAAAAATGTGATTAA
- a CDS encoding MTH865 family protein encodes MPTWKYTGKTVTQAKAEESLKSIKGACFGCETHSPDCPIAKAAGEIAGMPGFEALSVKEQIHAQISGALAGANFPIKTPGDLIAAFPNGADTTCQAGDLKMTAGEAGTLLTAADFPFKSAKSVADMIVERAGL; translated from the coding sequence ATGCCAACATGGAAATACACAGGCAAAACAGTGACACAGGCAAAGGCAGAAGAATCCCTCAAATCGATCAAGGGAGCATGCTTCGGGTGCGAGACCCACAGTCCGGACTGTCCGATCGCAAAGGCCGCAGGAGAGATCGCCGGCATGCCCGGATTTGAAGCCCTTTCCGTAAAGGAGCAGATCCACGCACAGATCAGCGGGGCACTTGCGGGAGCAAACTTCCCGATCAAAACACCCGGCGATCTTATTGCAGCGTTTCCAAACGGTGCAGACACGACCTGTCAGGCCGGCGATCTGAAGATGACCGCGGGTGAAGCAGGCACACTTCTTACGGCAGCGGATTTCCCGTTCAAGAGCGCGAAGTCGGTCGCCGATATGATCGTCGAGCGGGCCGGACTTTAA
- a CDS encoding low molecular weight phosphatase family protein translates to MKRIAFLCVKNSCRSQIAEALCQHLGGDIFICYSAGSDPGESVDPTAIRFMQEHYGIDMRGMSPKPISDLPKIDIVVTMGCGVACPVIPGTRRIEWHIDDPVGKGDEAYRLAITEIEANIKTLIE, encoded by the coding sequence ATGAAACGTATCGCCTTTCTCTGCGTCAAAAACTCCTGCAGATCACAGATAGCCGAAGCTCTCTGCCAGCATCTCGGCGGCGATATCTTCATCTGTTATTCGGCAGGCAGTGATCCGGGCGAATCCGTCGACCCGACGGCGATCCGGTTCATGCAGGAACATTACGGGATCGATATGCGTGGAATGAGTCCGAAACCTATCTCCGATCTGCCGAAGATCGACATCGTTGTCACGATGGGCTGCGGGGTCGCCTGCCCCGTCATTCCCGGAACACGGCGGATCGAATGGCATATCGACGACCCGGTCGGAAAAGGAGACGAGGCGTATCGTTTGGCGATCACTGAAATAGAAGCAAATATAAAAACATTGATAGAGTGA
- a CDS encoding putative immunity protein has translation MNTGNLEELALITDQKILAVWALDCAERVLPIFEEKYPNDPRPREALEAGRAWVQGEIRVGEAQIAAFSAHAAARTAAGDPPASFAARAAGHAAATSHTSGHARSMPQTTP, from the coding sequence ATGAACACAGGCAACCTCGAAGAACTTGCCCTCATCACAGACCAAAAGATCCTCGCAGTCTGGGCTCTGGATTGTGCCGAACGTGTTCTCCCCATCTTCGAAGAAAAATATCCAAACGACCCGCGTCCCCGCGAGGCTTTGGAGGCAGGACGTGCCTGGGTCCAGGGGGAGATCCGGGTCGGCGAAGCGCAAATAGCCGCATTTTCTGCACATGCAGCTGCACGAACCGCGGCGGGCGATCCACCCGCATCCTTCGCGGCCCGTGCTGCTGGTCACGCCGCAGCAACTTCGCACACGTCCGGTCACGCGCGATCCATGCCGCAGACTACGCCGTAA